CGGCGTCCGGCTTGGCCACCATATAGTGCAGGGTGGCCCCGGTTTCGGTCTCGCCGTTGATCACGGCCCAGTTGACCGGTACCCGGCCGCGGTACTTGGGCAACCAGGACCCGTGCAGGTTCAGCGCCCCCCTGGCCGGAATCTCCAGCACCTCCGGCACGATCATGTTCCGGTAGTAGAAGGAAAAGAGGAAATCCGGTCCAATATTCCGCAGCCGTTCGATGTTCTCCGGCTCATTGATGGAGCTGGTCAGGTACGGAATACCGTGCTGTTCGGCCAGCTCGCGCACCGGGCTGAACCAGATCTGCTCCGTGGCGGCGTCCTCGTGGGTGAAGATCAGGCTGATCTGCGCCCCTTGCCGCAGCAACTCTTCGATGCAGCGGTAGCCGACATTATGGTAGGCACAGACAACCAGTTTCATGGTTCCTCGAATCCGTAGGTTTTCCGCACCACATACCGCGGCCGTTTCCGTACCTCCTGATAGATCCGCCCCACGTACTCACCCACGATACCGATACCGAAGATGATGATACCGATGAAAAAGAAGAGGATAGCAAACAGGGTGAACACCCCCTCCACCTCGGCACCGATCATGAAGCGCCGCACGAACAGCAGCACGGCAAAGGCCACCGCCAGGAAGGAGGTGATGATCCCCAGCAGGGCGAACAGTTGCAGCGGCACCAGGGAGAAGCCGGTCATCAGGTCGAAGTTGAGCCGGATCAGGCGGTAGAAGGAGTACTTGCTCTCCCCCAGGGTCCGTTCCTCGTGCCCCACCATGATCTCGGTCGGATTGGAGGAAAAGGTCTGGGCCAGGGCCGGAATAAAGGTGGTGGACTCGCCGCACTGATTGATATTGTCAATAATGTTGCGATGATAGGCTCGCAGCATGCAGCCGTAGTCACTCATCTGCATGCCGGTCATTTTGTTGGTGGTGATGTTGACAATCCGCGACGCCACCCGCCTGAACAGCGGGTCCTGGCGCTTTTTCCGAATAGTACCCACCACGTCGTGGCCTTTTTCAATCTCCGCGATCATACGCGGAATCTCCTCCGGCGGATTCTGCAGATCGGCGTCCAGGGTAATCACGATCTCCCCGCTGGAGCGCTCGAAGGCCGCCAGAATGGCCATATGCTGGCCGAAATTGCCGTTGAATTCCACCACCTTGACGCCGGGATACTGCGCCACATAGCTCCGGAGAATCTCCAGAGAACGATCACGGGAGCCGTCATTGGTAAAGATGATCTCGAAAGGTTTTTGCAGGCCGGCGGCTACGGGATAGAGCCGCTCCATCAGCGGCTGGAGCGTCTTCTCCTCGTTGTAGACCGGTATGATAATGCTGACATAGGGTCTGGTCATGGGGCCTGCTTCTCCTTTGCCAGTAGGGTCATCACCTCGCTGCCCCAGAGGTCCGTCTGCCAGCGGCGCACGCCCGGCAGGGCGGCAAGCTGTGCCGGATTGTCGGGCTGCTGTTCAGCGATCCGTTCCAGTAGCCAGTTGGGAGCGATCAGGCCGGGGGACAGGCCGATTGATCCGCTGAAGTGCTCTCGCCACTGTTTCAACCCGGTGAGCCGGGCCTTGACGCCGGGATTGGCCTCGCCGCGGGTACGGGGGTACCGGGGCAGCTCATTGTCAGGCAACGCCTTGGCATGCTGGACAGCAGCCAGCAGCCGCTCACCGTGGCGACTCTTCAGTTTCGGCGTCAGCCCCGCTATGCCGTCCATTTCCGGAAGCGTATCCGGCTGACGCTCCGCAAGCTGCAGCAGTGCCTCCGACGGCAGCACCTTGAACGGCGGACGGTCCAACTCCCGGGCCAACCCGTCCCGCAGCTGGAGCAGTTCTTCCAAAACAGCAAGGTTACGGGGCTTGAGCTTGCCCGCCCCCTTGAACTGCAGGAACAAAGGCCCCTCCCCTTTTTCGGCCATCCGGTTTGCCGCCACCAGGGCACATTCCTCCGCTACCCAGGCAGTGCGGCCGCACTCGTCGAGCCGACCGCGCAGCAGATCGGCCAGCCTGAGCAGGTGTGCCGTATCGTTGGCGGCATAGGCCGCCATCTCCGGCGTCAGAGGACGTTTGCTCCAGTCGGCCTTTTGGTACTTCTTGTCAAGCTCAACACCGAAATGGTTCCGCAGCAGCGCGGCAAGCCCAAACTCCGGTTTTCCCAGAAACTGGGCGGCAATCATGGTGTCGAACATACGGGCCACGGTGATACCGAAGTCGCGATGCAGCGAACGGATATCGTAATCGCCGCCGTGAAACACGGTCAGTACCGCCGGGTCTGCCAGTAACGCCGCCAATGGCGCCAGATCGTCAACCTGCAACGGGTCGATCAGCCAGGTGGCCTCCCGACTGGAAAGCTGCAGCAGGCAGACCTTTTCGCGGTAGTGGTGCAGTGAATCGGCTTCCAGGTCAAGGGCCAGTTCCGGTGCTCCGCGCAAACTGTCGCAAACCTGCGCCAGCAGCGAGGTGCTTTCAATCAACGTATAGGCCATTACCGTTAAAGCTCCTTCACGATACTATAGGCGGTGGTGCGCTGGGCGGGGCGGAACCCGGCCCCGGTAATCAGCTCGACCATCTCGTCCTGGCTCATGCGGAAGCGGCAGCCGGCAGCGGCCACGACGTTTTCCTCCAGCATGGTGCCGCCGAGATCGTTGGCTCCGAAAAACAGGGCGACCTGGGCCAGCTTGGCCCCCTGGGTAACCCAGCTTGCCTGGATATTGGGGATGTTGTCCAGCACGATCCGCGACAGCGCCAGCACCTTGAGGTACTCAACCCCGGTGGCGGTTTCCCCTCCC
The window above is part of the Trichlorobacter ammonificans genome. Proteins encoded here:
- a CDS encoding glycosyltransferase, producing the protein MTRPYVSIIIPVYNEEKTLQPLMERLYPVAAGLQKPFEIIFTNDGSRDRSLEILRSYVAQYPGVKVVEFNGNFGQHMAILAAFERSSGEIVITLDADLQNPPEEIPRMIAEIEKGHDVVGTIRKKRQDPLFRRVASRIVNITTNKMTGMQMSDYGCMLRAYHRNIIDNINQCGESTTFIPALAQTFSSNPTEIMVGHEERTLGESKYSFYRLIRLNFDLMTGFSLVPLQLFALLGIITSFLAVAFAVLLFVRRFMIGAEVEGVFTLFAILFFFIGIIIFGIGIVGEYVGRIYQEVRKRPRYVVRKTYGFEEP
- a CDS encoding ribonuclease D, which translates into the protein MAYTLIESTSLLAQVCDSLRGAPELALDLEADSLHHYREKVCLLQLSSREATWLIDPLQVDDLAPLAALLADPAVLTVFHGGDYDIRSLHRDFGITVARMFDTMIAAQFLGKPEFGLAALLRNHFGVELDKKYQKADWSKRPLTPEMAAYAANDTAHLLRLADLLRGRLDECGRTAWVAEECALVAANRMAEKGEGPLFLQFKGAGKLKPRNLAVLEELLQLRDGLARELDRPPFKVLPSEALLQLAERQPDTLPEMDGIAGLTPKLKSRHGERLLAAVQHAKALPDNELPRYPRTRGEANPGVKARLTGLKQWREHFSGSIGLSPGLIAPNWLLERIAEQQPDNPAQLAALPGVRRWQTDLWGSEVMTLLAKEKQAP